The nucleotide sequence GGAGGACAGCTATCATCACCATCACtcacagcaacagcagcagcagcagcatccctCTGTTGGCAGACATAAGCACCAAACGGCCATCTACCACTACAGTTCTGCAGTGAAGGGCCAGTCCTCCTACGGTTCAGGTGGCTACAGCACGTCAGGCATGGGCATGATGCGCCACCACTCACCCATGCAAACCATCCAAGAGAATAAGCCAGCCAGGTTCTCGGGAACCATGCGGACATACTCCGGCACCAACGCTCTGCAGAGTCTCCTGACGGGAGGCTCGGCCGGGCAGCCGTACTGCCCCAAGGAAATGATGCTGGGCCTGAAGAGGGAAGGCCATTCCTTGATGCCGTGCAATGGCACCAACGCTCACAGCCACCACGCCGGGGGGCACCACGAAGGCCACAATGGACCTCACAGTCACAGCCACAACAGAACTCACAGCCATACGCCCGTTCACAATCACAGCTTGAGTCGCGTGGGCCACAACCACACCCCGCCCCGAGCGCTGCCCCTCAACCCGTGCGGCAACCCCCTGCAGAGCTACAATCACAAAACCCCCTACCTGTATAGCCCGCCGTCGCACGCCCACCTCCCGGCGTCCACCACGCTGCCCCCTAACCCAGCGGGGATGCTGGGCATGCCCCAGGACTCCTGCCATCTGGCCACGGCACCGCACCCTCGTCACAATCACTACCCCGAGCCGCAGCACCAAGCCATGGCCAACGGAGCCTTCCACCACGGTCAGGGGATGGTGGGCAGCAACGTCGCCGGCGGCTACCACCACGGCTACCATCAAGCCCACCCGCACGAGAGACTGCCGGCTGACCTGGACATCGATATGTTCCAGGGCAGCTTGGACTGCGATGTGGAGTCCATCCTCCTCCACGACATCATGGACTCCGGAGAGGAGATGGACTTCAATTTTGACTGCTCCCTCGCCCAGGGGGTGGGCATCGGGATGGGAATGGGGATGGGCGTGACCGTGGGCATGGGGATGGGGATGAGCGGGCTGGCGGGTCCGCAGCAAACCCACAGCAACCAGAGCTGGGTCCCCGGCTAAACTCTGGGACCGGCCATCTGGCGCCCGCTGCAGAACAATCGTACCCAGAAAGCACTGTGCTCAACTGTGACATTCCTGACTTGACACAGAGACTATAGGACCATGTCTTTCTTTGTTGTCTGTCGCCCCTTCCTCTTTTTTGCTCCTCACCACTCCCCTCCCCATGAGTTTGAGCTCATATCTCATTTGGTATTTCCTCATAACAGCTAAATTGTGATGACAATCTCAGCGACATTGCTTCTCATCCACCACGAGAGCTGACCTCTCCATGCACTTTATCGCAAGTGTGTTCTCAGACCAGCTCTTGTAGAACCTGGCTGAGTTGGTTAAGTGTCAGAAATTAAACTCAGATAGGACTCAAAGTCGGAAGCAGGGACTAGAAAGTGCAAgaaacccccccccacccccacccaaaaaaagaaaccccttgctgcattacaattgcagcACAAAAACCCAAGCAAAAATGTCAAGAAATGCAAATCAGTTTTTGATCCGGAACCGTTTTCCTCTTAATGAACTTCATGTTCATGAGATCCAATCAATTCTCGCCAATGTCTTAGCGCGACGTTGTTGTTATTTATGGCCTCATCCATCCAGACCTTGGCACTTTCTTTTCTGTTGGGTGCGGTTTAGTTAATGTCCTCTTGCCATTGAGCCCAGGCGCCTTGTCACGACATCACCAAATGGATTCCATCATTACTCGCTTGCATGCAATTTGCTGAATTAAAAACTTGTATCACCTTGTCTCACCTGGGCCTCTGGagccactctctctctctctctctctctctctctctctctctctctctctctctctctctctctctctcgctcttgtCTCCTCTCCTGCCAGCGGAGACAAAGTGGCCATTACTCACAGCAAGCCATTAATGGGGCTTGATTGAAATTCAGCATCTTGCTTTTAATCTCCAAAGTGATGCGGCAGCGATGCGTCATTATTGAGAAGCTAACACATTGTCCTCCCATATCTCAcccggggggaggggggaagggGGTTTGGGTTGTCGCGAAAGCCCAGACAAAATGGTGGCGTGCCAACGTCAGCGTCCAGTTTTGGCTGAGCTGGAAAACAAGTCCCGCCTTTAAATGGCAAATCAGAACAAAAAGACGGTTTGCAATACTTTCATATTGCAAAGAAAATGTTGATACGAGACGAGAAGCCCGCCGCATCCCGCATCGGTTGGTACGCAAGAGCGCAAGATGGGGAAAAAAGGGGCTCGGGTTGATGAGAAGCCCGCAAAGCCATTCGCCCACAACTAACCCCCACCCTCCCCCCGGCGCCCCCTTTTTTTCCATGTGTTGTCGTGTAGTTGTTGTCGTGTCGTTGCTAATTTTAAGGACCAACAGCGCTGACGTGTTAGCAGTGAGGAAACTCTTGTCGGTGAAATCATGTCGGTAGTCGTACAAGTATGACCTTCTTCCCAGCCTCCGGTCGCCCGCCCACCCGCCCACGTGTGTACAATTGtctctgtgtttgtttgtgtgtgtgtgtgtgtgtgtggggggggggggggggtatgggaGTCTGGAGCTTCTTTCTCGTTGGCCTTGAGAGAGTCAAGGAGAGGAcaccttttttcccctcaactTCTTCTCTGGCTCCTCCAAGCAGAGCACCAGCGCATTAGAGCTTGGAGACAAAAGCAAAAGGTGGGTTGGGTAGGGGTGGGGGCCGGGTTATTGCTCCAGCCAAAGGTCAAATAATGGCAGAGACTATCAGACCATTAAGTAAGGGAATTGCAGGGCTTTTCTCTGGCGCTGGTTCCAGTCAAAAGTGCCGGTGGGGAAGGCGGGCGGTCGTCGAAGCAAAACGGGCGAGTGGTGATGGTGGAAGCCACACGCAAGCAACACGCTTCATCTGTCTGTTCCAAAAGAGAGCTACCCGGGATTTTCCGATATTTATTTAAGAAAGAGATTGGTCTTTGTCGAATCCTAAATGTGGTAGTTGTTTGAGTCAACGCCTGTACACCCTAaccct is from Syngnathus scovelli strain Florida chromosome 9, RoL_Ssco_1.2, whole genome shotgun sequence and encodes:
- the LOC125975676 gene encoding forkhead box protein O6 produces the protein MLMMEDDELDAHQVDSDFEPQSRPRSCTWPLPCPEDFPEVSGGLPLATGIKVEPEDVPACRAGLLLAGGAPAELKHPAGAPAPAGASHPCLDASGPLRKAKSSRRNAWGNQSYADLITRAIESTPEKRLTLSQIYDWMVRYVPYFKDKGDSNSSAGWKNSIRHNLSLHTRFIRVQNEGTGKSSWWMLNPDGGKMGKAPRRRAVSMDNSTKYLKSKGRIRGKRVGRPGIGAGSAVAGSPDQGSPPHKGLPGSGVTSVTDSEFDAWTDLHSRASSSASTLSGRLSPILAEGEPEEPDEGGLSCSTSPHLYPSPTARSPSMGAGNRCPPLEQLPQLASLTGAISLDEQLMEDSYHHHHSQQQQQQQHPSVGRHKHQTAIYHYSSAVKGQSSYGSGGYSTSGMGMMRHHSPMQTIQENKPARFSGTMRTYSGTNALQSLLTGGSAGQPYCPKEMMLGLKREGHSLMPCNGTNAHSHHAGGHHEGHNGPHSHSHNRTHSHTPVHNHSLSRVGHNHTPPRALPLNPCGNPLQSYNHKTPYLYSPPSHAHLPASTTLPPNPAGMLGMPQDSCHLATAPHPRHNHYPEPQHQAMANGAFHHGQGMVGSNVAGGYHHGYHQAHPHERLPADLDIDMFQGSLDCDVESILLHDIMDSGEEMDFNFDCSLAQGVGIGMGMGMGVTVGMGMGMSGLAGPQQTHSNQSWVPG